A region of the Parasteatoda tepidariorum isolate YZ-2023 chromosome 7, CAS_Ptep_4.0, whole genome shotgun sequence genome:
tgttaatcgaataaacccttcccgagggggggggggaagaaataTAGTTTGAGACAAACTAACtttccctaagtttaaattccaaatgtaatattctaagaaaatatttctacttttacaaacatcatGTCcgcattcttattaatattaaatcataatatttttattttttttttgtgaataaataattgatcaatttatatttattcatgaatttaattaatagaatgttaggtaaataaaaattaatttctggcaattttttaaataaaatgttataaatttaagaattgtttaagtttacttaatgcgtaacacattaaaactgatacattactaagttgagttatttaaaatatggcaattaaaattattaaaaatgtgagtgattttgtttccattatttgtccgaaattaatattctgtgttgagcagaataagctaaataccaaatatttgtatgttgcatctctaatttagaagcagcaattgttgagcagaatcttgtatctatttacaatttaaaaacttcttgaaaaggtttttagcaatttttgcaataacaagaccctatttgcacaaattcagaAAAGTACTACCCTGTTTGAAAGAGTGCGACTTACCTCttgttttatattcacaaattgtgagtagttttttcacaattttacaaaaacaagaCCTTTcccaaaatgtctggacagacccctgataaccTTTCTCTATTTGAATtggtataaattttgtaaatgagtaaaatttcttttcatttatctcTTCTGATTGAGTCACACATAGTCTGTTCTTTTggatcaactttttttttaaagtccaaAGGGTTATTTTACATAATANaaattccaaatgtagtactctaagaaaatatttctacttttacaaacatcgtgtgcacattcttattaaataatattttttttttgtaaataaataattgatcaatttttatttattcataaatttaattactagaatattaggtaaataaaaattaatttctggcaattttttaaataaaatgttataaatgtaacaattgtttaagtttacttaatgcgtaacacattaaaactgatacattactaagttgtgttatttaaaatatgtcaattgaaattattaaaagtgtgagtgattttgtttccattattcgccCGAAATTAATGTTCTTTGTTGAGCAGAATaagctaaataccaaatatttgtatgttgcatctctaatttagaagcagcaattgttgagcagaatcttgtatctatttacaatttaaaaacttcttgaaaaggtttttagcaatttttgcaataacaggaccctattttcacaaattcacaaaagcaggaccctggttgaaagaatgtgacttaacatttattttatattcacaaattatgaatagttttttcacaattttacaaaaacaggacctttcacaaaatgtctggacagacccctgttaaAGTAAGGATCTCAGTGAAAGAAATACATTTcccataaaaagaattatagacTCAACTCTTCTTATGAGAGGGTAAATGAACAAATATGTTagatatatatgtacatatgtTGAGTACATATGTTGCTTTTGTctagaatttttatgtttgggatttttttttgtattataatttgtttcataaaattttatagtgttGTAAAACGGTgtcttaaataatgcattttaagcATGAATACATCAAAATAACTACTTATGacattgtgtttttttattcaattaaaatctataaaattacttttagttatttaaattgtatgtaAATACCTTAgtaaagtatttcaaattttatttattgatttattagcTGCTGGTAAACATTGTCGACATGATCTTTCCTGAATTTACATTTATGTGGCTTGctgaagaaacaaaaagaaatttgccCCTTGAACTAGACTTTATACATGAAGGGCAGAATGCAGAAAGAGTAGGAAAAATGTTCGCTTCTTTTTCGTGGTTAaaggtaaatatttacttttaatcttaataaGATGGGaaccgaattaaaaaaattgttttcctccTCCCACCTTTCTGATATCATCTCTGTTCCTTTGTCAGACTCTTATATCTTTTtgatcttataatttttaattattttaaaattttgtctcaagaagagtttaaaattgttaGCAAAACAATTGcacgaaatattttatggaagttttttttttttttttacaatgctaCTACACAtgtgcaaaataataaacacaagttctcaataacttttaatctgaTGATTGTAAATTCAAATACTGATAATCAATCATCTGTTTCTTGGTCTCTTCTTTCTCTTCACTTTTCTAATCTGTTTCTAGGGGTTAGCTTTGAATGCACTAATAATTTGTGCATGCAGtattctaaaatatgaaatcagtcaaaaaaattgtctgaataaatatacctttttctcaatgtattttaatttgtgaccctcaaattagaaatggtttgccacaatttggaaaatatagtcTAAATTGTTTTGTCAGTAAAGGAGTCGAAagatttataagtaaataaaaggtGAGATAGGATAAAGGATAAATATTTCTAcgttacttttctgttttgcttgattaatattttattctttttaatcatgatttatatGTAGCACCTATCAGTTTGTTAGACTGTCAagtacacatttagtaaaaaaaaatctttaaaaaagtatgtaaattgtttaaaaccctttttttataattttagttgatAGATTGTGTTTTGAGATGGCAAACTTTGGTACAGATCTTTACAAAATCAACTTTTCGTTGTGCAGtaaatgagctttttttttttttaaattctgggaactttatttattaaacagtttGAAGTTTTCAACTAATGATtggtataaaatagtttaaactgTTGGTTTTAATTCTTATACTTTGTTGATTGTCCTGTTGATTACACATGTTGACTATAggttataatattaatagaattattttaataaatttatattaaatgaacttgtttaaattaatattgcttttattgATAATCactaataatgtaataaatgaaaaaatattaaaaatcagaatttaaaagcTATGTAATCTCTATTCCTTGTCACAAACAAATACAAGTCAATtacttttatcataaaattttgctatCTATCGATTGGTTGTACtataggaaaaattaatttgtgcattaatattttttatataaaattaactgtagttttaatggaagaaaaaaaaactgtgagttatgtacaattgtttttaatgtttattatatgaCTGCTCATCTTTAGGTACctaaaatatattggaatttaTCAACCAAACGAGTACTAACAATGGAGTATTGTGAAGGTGGTCAAGTTGATGatgaaaagtacataaaaaaacataaaatatctcCTTCTGAAGTATCCAAAAGGCTTGGAGAACTCTACAGTCAAATGATTTTTGTTCAAGGATATGTTCATTGTGATCCTCATCCTGGGAATATTTTGGTTCAAAAAGATAAAGACTCAAAGGATATGAAAATTGTGCTCTTAGATCATGGTCTTTATGTGGTAATGTTGAGcctaatattctatttttattccttGTGTAAAAGTTAGAGTGTTTTTAATTagtgtttagattttaaaaaaatgtcttaaaattatagtttacaCATTTGCACATAGTTAACATAGCCTGAATTGCTTTTTTACTCATGTTTggtgtttaaattattcttaactttgtgtgtttttaagttttatttattttaaaaagtttataaagctGTCTTAGTTTTGGGAAAAAGGATAATGAACTTACCCAttgtcaattaatttaaattatcatttatatatNNNNNNNNNNNtatatgtatatatatatatatgtgtatatgtatgtgtgtgCGAATTTTTTCACCaggatttattataattttttagaatagaaaaaagTACGAACTGCTTTGTATTATGTgcaattaatgttttgtttcttttcaattttaggaTCTTACAGACCAATTTAGATTTCAGTACAGCAATATGTGGTTAGCCTTAATGAATGCTGATGTAAAAGGAGTTGAGTATTGGGGCAAAAAATTGGGCGTAGGGGATTTATATGGTTTATTTGCTTGCATGCTTACAGCTCGATCTTGGACAGCTGTGACTAAAGGaattgaaaaaactgaaaaaacttcaGAGGAGGTTAGtactttgaattttgttttcctaatttgcatgtttaatttatttctatgcttttatttaatgacattttttgctaaaatattcatcatcaatatttttttattttttataatgtgtcTGTTAAATTATCTGCATaacattatagttattattcattGAATATTTGTAACCATGTTTCGATATACTAATAGTATAtttgttgcattaaaaatatttttggataaatacttattttatagtCGCTGTTTACTGCTTTGAGGGAACATTAATAAGCATCCTTTAAAGtcaaatttacttatttctgaactcttaaagaaatatataattactactttttttatttcccaaatttttttatataaaatactataaaatatagtaaGGTAAAggagttataaattaaataaatcttgaatAGGAATTTATGCAGTTAAAATTAGATGTTTAAATTTAGTGTTACATCTCCTTTATCTCTGCATGCAATTGTCTTACATAGCTCTAGAAGGATAAATTACTGCTTAACtaggataaattaaataaatcttgaatAGGAATTTATGCAGTTAAAATTAGATGTTTAAATTTAGTGTTACATCTCCTTTATCTCTGTATGCAATTGTCTTACAAAGCTCTAGAAGAAagactgaataatttttatttctttcaactgGCAATGTTAAGGGTTTTATTCCACTGTAAAACAAGTAAAAGGAAAGTATAGTAAAGTAGTGATTATCCGAGTTAGTGTGGACCATGATTAACTAGGATAACCAGAAAACTTCAGTTAAAGCGAAGAGtataaaaatggaaagaaaaagaatacgtataagtttaacaaatacaaaatttatacgaGTCCACCACATACAATtcatattatagttaaaaagcTTCCTTAAATACACTTTAAGAGCATACTTTATGAGAATTAAGcgagtttttaattaaagtccttattcgttttttgttttacattactttGGTGCTTTTCTTCTTGTTGTACTATATATTCAATAGCACTTTTGATAGcttttctaatgatttttttatgttgagatatttttatatattgattttcattGTCACGATCTTCATCATCTTCCCTAGattcattttcttattgacGATATTAACGATCATTTTGTCGATAATCTCATGTTGTCCGTAAGTTTCTTATCCTGAGTGTTTGAAAGATAAAGTTCTGAATTTCTTTCtgatgtagttttaaaaataaactaaaacaaaacaatccttgaaatattttatagctcGGTTAAAGCCGAAACTCAGATAATCAGGACTCGTTATACTGTACTATGTTACATCCACTTCCTTGTGGTGTAAagaattaagtttgaaaatcagGTCATGAAGTGATAATATAATCcagtttttgtttcatattttctctTCTGGCAACAGATAGAAGTACCAATGcctagataaattttttaaacttaatttccaAACTTATGTAATTCTTTCTTCTCATGCAAACTAATAGCAAATCAAGATACAAATGTTTGAATAGGAAAccattaaggaaaaaattaactgtGACACATTgcttattatttctaaaattcattttgaaacttatatttctgattttttagttcaaaaaataagataagTATAAATGAGCATAATACTTAGTTTTTTCTTTGAACTCAGAAATATGAGTGAAAATTTTTGGTCTTACCaattcaaattatgaaattatttgcaaattcaACAAGCAACATTTACAAAGTCTAACATATACTAATCTTCAGTATCACATtgttggtttttatttattaaattgataatcATAAAGGACTTTGTTTATATATTgtcctaaattttaaattcttgtatataTACCATGCAGCAATTGTAAGTGGCAAATATTAGCATTTATGATTGAGATAAgcttttttgatttaaactccttttttttaagcaaaaaatagaattacatTCTTTTACTTGGTaagttcagtttattttttataaaggaaaatatagatattttaactGTTATGAGTATCACTACTTTCACTAACTCAGGATGTATGGCCAATTATCGTTGAAATTCCAGACATTTTTGAtatacttttaagtttatttcttgtttttcacctataaatttctttctgttcttattgcttagaataaaaatttcaaagtgttctaaaattaaataaatattttataagcctttgtttattttaaagcatatacTAATGTGAATATTAAACAGTTAATTGGTATTGTCTTTCTTAGGTAAACtagtataaaattttctcttccCTAGCATTATTGgtttattttcctattatttattttttctaatcttCATTTACTACctgatgaaataaaactttttcttttaaaaatacagttttatttttctataaatggtGTCTGTAACAAATATTTGTGTTCCATATCATGTttgtataatgtatattttctcCAAGAGTTTTGctctttaaacatttattattcttcatatgcaatttttattatttatttatttttaaacactaatatttttagaataatgttattaaataaataaaattattgtattagttTCCAAATATTCAAGTTTTGAGTTTGTAGTCTttctaagaaacaaaatttctgacTATGATTTGTGGTTTTAAGTAACATTAAGCACTCTagtactttgtaaaaaaaaattttgactcaaataaataagttataaattgaatttattaatattgtaatttaatgtagttttgaaataatcattatattAGCAATAATGTCTTCTTTTAGAAGCAAGAAATACGAAACAATGCAGCTAATTACTTACCTGAAATAACAACTGTTCTTAGCAGAGTTCCAAGAGAAATGTTGctggttttaaaaactaatgatcTTCTGAGAGGAATTGAAGGTTCTCTAGGTAAATcaacagttttttatttgattatttataaaattgttaaccGAACCACATGATACATTTAAGGAATTAAGTGGATGGTCTCAAAAATTTCAAGGAAACAAGAGTTACAAATAGTAACCACCACTAGATATAGTTCTTTTTGACATCTGTTGTACAGtgtgccaaaaaaaaagaacctgaataacttttgaactaatgatcAGTTCTCCActtcctaatagtttggtcaggagagcagtccaaagttttgaccccttaattttactttttgcatatttcgctatatgttgaaaactttttaagcaaattgaaaaacttttgctcATGATTATAAGATTCATTTGTCTGAAGATTATTCTATGTAAAGAAtaacctttattaaatattattttttacatcattttaaagaaagtaattttacatggcaaaattcaaaatgtgaGCAAAATCGGTAGAAATGctcttgagaaattgaatttcaaatatatgacttttttgaagttcaatttctcaggagctattcaactaatttttctcagattttgtattttgccttgtaaaattacattctttaaaatgatgcaaaaaattttatgcctttcaatttgaagttttttttttacctttattaaataaagtaataagttattaataaaggttattttttgcatggaattatctttggacaaaaaaatgtcataatagtgcgcaaattttttttaattcgcttaaaaagtttttgaaatttagttaaatacgcaaaaggtaaaattaacacgAAGAGATCAAAACTTTGGACctctcttctgaccaaactatgggaaccatatttcctACATTGTGGCTACCTCCTGTAATTTGGGGGTCAGAAACCTGAATTTGTCGAAAAAGGTATgcatattcagagaaagtgcatttttgtgtctgatttcataacttaaaatattgccaGCACttcataattagcatatttgagttcaCTCCCGCgatcttttttgtttcttttttatgcaCTGTAcatttttgcgcactgtacataaaaagcttcttttATCATTGCTTTAAGCACAATTGTTGGATCCaggtgaatttttttcatctctaaagttttttaaccattccAAAACATGCTTTTTACTCACTTTTTTCATGCTGTATACTTTCTCTaacattttgtttatctttatttgcCATTTTGCAGATTTTGAAGCAAAACATAATGTTCACACATTGCTCCATTTTACAATGAAGTACAGTGTGcaggaaaaaagaatttgatctaatgattgaatcCTGACTTACtgggactcaattttaatggtttgaagggttcaagtatgctaattaattagtgtaaactatattttacagGATTTTATTCCAGACCCTCAAATTATGATGGTAGTTgctatctgggaaatatggttctaatagtttattcagaaaagcggt
Encoded here:
- the LOC107450623 gene encoding aarF domain-containing protein kinase 1, with amino-acid sequence MSLRKALRWGFGLGVAGFTVAALHKNRWELSTLGFIRFGRAAVTVGKIAVDYKISLKGLDVSSEEYQLLKSEVHYRSAKQLLDLCCKNGGAFIKVGQHIGALNYLLPHEYVSTLKVLHNKAPKAALEDVFFVLKEDLQEDADKIFKSFEPEPLGAASLAQVHLATLQDDTKVAVKVQHRNVHSHARVDMATMELLVNIVDMIFPEFTFMWLAEETKRNLPLELDFIHEGQNAERVGKMFASFSWLKVPKIYWNLSTKRVLTMEYCEGGQVDDEKYIKKHKISPSEVSKRLGELYSQMIFVQGYVHCDPHPGNILVQKDKDSKDMKIVLLDHGLYVDLTDQFRFQYSNMWLALMNADVKGVEYWGKKLGVGDLYGLFACMLTARSWTAVTKGIEKTEKTSEEKQEIRNNAANYLPEITTVLSRVPREMLLVLKTNDLLRGIEGSLGKSTVFYLIIYKIVNRTT